Within the Dechloromonas denitrificans genome, the region GACATCCGCCTCTACCTGCGCGACGCGATCGACGACATCCTGGTGCTGATCAAGGCTTTCCGCTCGGCACTGGTCGATCTGGCCGAACAGGAAGCGGCGACGCCGATGCCCGGCTTCACGCACATGCAGGTCGCCCAGCCGGTGACTTTCGGTCATCACGTGCTGGCTTATTTCGAAATGTTCGGGCGCGATGCCGAGCGCTTCGTCGATGCCCGCAAGCGCACCAACCGCCTGCCGCTCGGCGCCGCCGCGCTGGCCGGCACGACCTACCCGATCGACCGCGAATTCGTCGCCGCCGAACTGGGCTTCGAGGGCGTCTGCGAAAACTCGCTGGATGCCGTCTCGGATCGCGACTTCGCCATCGAATTCACCGCCGCCTGCGCGGTCCTGATGATGCACATCAGTCGCCTGTCGGAAGAACTGGTGCTGTGGATGAGCCCGCGTGTCGGCTTCATCCAGATTGCCGACCGCTTCTGCACCGGCTCCTCAATCATGCCGCAGAAGAAGAACCCGGACGTGCCGGAACTGGCGCGCGGCAAGACCGGCCGCGTCTACGGCCAGCTGATCAGCCTGCTGACCCTGATGAAATCGCAGCCGCTGGCCTACAACAAGGACAATCAGGAAGACAAGGAACCGCTGTTCGACGCCGTCGACACCGTCACCGATACGCTGCGCATCTTCGCCGACATGGCCGGTGGCATCACCGTCCGGGCCGAGAACATGCAGGCCGCGCTGACCCAGGGGTTCGCCACGGCCACCGACCTTGCCGACTACCTGGTCAAGAAGGGCCTGCCCTTCCGCGACGCGCACGAAGCGGTCGGCCACGCCGTCAAGGCCGCCGAGCAGAAAGGCGTCGATCTGCCGCAGCTGACGCTCGACGAGTTGCGCGCCTTCTGCCCGCAGGTCGAATCCGACGTCTTCGCCGTGCTCACCGTCGAAGGCTCGCTGGCCTCGCGCAACCACATCGGCGGCACCGCACCGGAGCAGGTCCGGGCCGCCATCGCCCGGGCCCGCAAGCGCCTGTAATGCCATAAAAGCAAAGGCTGGCACCAGGCGATGATCAGAAAGCTCGGCAAATACGAGCTTTTCAAGAAGCTTGGCGAAGGGGCGAGCAGCACCGTCTATCTCGGTCGCGACCCTTTCGCCCAGCGTGACGTGGCGATCAAGGTGGCGACGCCGGAAATCCTGAGCGATGCCAATAAAGGCAAGCTGTACACCAACCTGTTCCTGAACGAAGCCTCGCTGGTCGGCAAATTGAAGCACCCGCACATCGTCCAGATCTACGATGCCGTGGTCGCCGAAAAGCTCTGCTACATCGTCATGGAATACGTCGCCGGCGGCACGCTCGACGAGCACGCCCGGCCCGGCCGGCTGCTCGAGGTCGACCGCGTTGTCGAACTGATCTTCAAATGCAGCCGGGCGCTCGATTTCGCGCATCGGCAGGGGATCACGCACCGCGACATCAAGCCGGCCAATATCCTGCTGAGCGGCGAGTCGGGCATCAAGATTACCGATTTCGGCGCCGCCATCACCAATGGCCACAATGAGCGCACCCAGGTCTCGGGCATCGGCTCGCCGGCCTATATGTCGCCGGAACAGATACTGGAATTGCCACTCGACCATCGAACCGACATCTATTCGCTCGGCGTCGTGATGTTTCAACTGCTCACCGGCCGCCTGCCGTTTGAGGCCGACAACCAGTTCAACATGGTGTACCAGATCATCCACAGCCTGGCGCCCACGCCATCGAGCCTGCGCCCCGGCCTGCCGCCGGTGCTCGACGAGATCGTCGGCCGGGCAATGACCCGCGAGCGCGACGAGCGCTACCCGAGCTGGGAGCCCTTCGCCCACGACCTGGCCCGAGCCGTGCGCAAGCGCCAGTTGCAAAAGACCACTGGCGAGTTCGCCGATACCGAAAAATTCGGCATCCTGCGCGCCCTGCCCTTCTTCGCCCATTTCAGCGATGTCGAAATCTGGGAAGTCCTGCGTTTCTCGCACTGGCAGCGCGCCACGCCGGGCAGCGTGATCATCCACGATGGCGAACCCGGCGACTTTTTCTGTTTCCTGGCCGAAGGCCAGCTCAAGGTCAGCAAGGGCGGCAAAACGCTCAATGTCTTGACCAAAGGCGACTGCTTCGGCGAAATGGCGGTGATCAGCCGACCGGCCCAATTGCGGGCGGCCGACATCACGGCGCTCAGCGCAGCCGACATCATCACGGTACGCGGCGAAGCACTGCACAAGGCCTCGGAAGCCTGTCGCATGCATTTCTACCAGGGCTTTCTCGAGGTGCTGGCCGCCCGCCTGGCGCTGGCCAACCAGCGGCTGGCCACGGCCTGAATCGACCGGCTTGCGGCACGACAAGTCCGGCAGCAATTGCACGTTAGTATATTAGAGTATTAATATATACATGGGCGTCGATACCAAGAAGCCCGGCCACGATGGCAAAAAAACCAAACCCAGGACGAACCGCATGTACTCAACCGTTATCGATAACACGCCACTTATCCACGTCAGCGCCGGCAAGCACGCTGCCGATTATTCCGTAAACGGTTCGTTGATGAATCCGCTGGAAGCGTTCTACGCTTCGCTGGCTGCCTGCGCTGCCGTCTTTGCCAAGAAAGCCTGCAAGGAGCTGGGCGTAGCAGCCGAAGGCATCGAAATCAACTGCAAGCCATTCGCCGGTAGCGGCGGCCCGCTGACCCTCGGCAAGTTCAAGACCGAAGTGCGCTTCCCCGAACATTTCACCGCCGAGCAGAAGGCCAAGGTACTCGACAGCATTGCCCATTGTGCGGTCAAGGAAATCGTTGCCGAAGGCCCGACCATCGAATTCTCGGCCGCCGAAGTGTAAAAACCGGATTGCCATGAAAAAGGCCCACCGGACTGGTGGGCCTTTTTCATTTCGGCAGCGCAGATCAGGCCTGGGCGACGTCTTCCAGCAATTTCTGCATTTCGCCGGCCTGGTACATCTCTTTCATGATGTCGCAACCGCCGACGAACTCGCCCTTGACGTAGAGTTGCGGAATGGTCGGCCAGTTGGCGTATTCCTTCACGCCATTGCGGATTTCCTCATCGGCCAGCACGTTGACCGTGACGAAGTCATTGACCCCGCAGGCTTTCAGGATTTGCACGGCGGTCGCCGAAAAGCCGCATTGCGGAAAACGCGCGTCGCCTTTCATGTAGAGGACCACGGGATTGTTGGTAACGGTTTCGTGAATGCGTTGCTGCACGTCGGACATGATTTCTCCAGATTACAGGGAAGCGCCTGAAACACGGTCGATGCCGGACAGGTCGCGATGAGTGAATGTCGCTTTGAACGCGCCATCGGTTAATAAGTTCCGGCTCGCCTCGCCCTGGTCGTAACCGTGCTCGAAAAGCAGCCAGCCGCCAGCTTGCAGATGCGCCGGAGCTCCGGCGACGATGTGGCGGATACAGGACAGCCCGTCGGCCCCATCGGTCAGCGCCAGCTGCGGCTCGAACGGCAAGCCGTTGAGGGCGAGATGCGGATCACCGCCGGCGACGTAGGGCGGATTCGAAACGATCAGGTCGAAGCGTTCACCGGCCACCGGCGCAAACCAGTCACCGGCCCGGAAATCGACCGGTGCCGCCAAACGGCCGGCATTGGTACGGGCGACGGACAGTGCCTCGGGCGAGACATCGACGGCAACCAGCCGGGCCGCCGGGCATTCAAGGGCCAGCGAAATGGCGACGATACCGGACCCGGTGCCGAGATCGAGCACCCGTGGCGCTGCGAAGCCGCGCAGCTTGTCGAGCGCCAGTTCGATCAGCACTTCGGTTTCCGGCCGCGGAATCAGCACCGCCGGCGAAACCTGGAAGACGCGGCCGCGGAATTCGGCCTCACCGACCAGATAGGCCAGCGGCTCGCCGGCCCCCCGGCGCTCGACCCATGCCGCGAATTGCGCATAGGCCAGGGCAATGAGCGGCGTTTCCGGCCGCGCCAGCAGATCGGCATGGCTGCAGCCGGTGGCGTATTGCAGCAGCAGCCGGGCGTCGAGCCGGTCGATCTTCTGCCTTGCTGCAGCCAAGGCCTCGCCGAGGGTCATGCTCAGTTTTGCTCGGCCAGTTCGGCCAGCAGGTCGGCCTGGTGTTCGGCGGCCAGCGCGCCGAGCAGTTCGTCCATGTCGCCGTCCATGATCGCGGCGATCTTGTACAGCGTCAGGTTGATGCGGTGGTCGGTGATCCGGCCCTGCGGGAAGTTGTAGGTGCGGATGCGCTCGGAGCGGTCGCCGGAGCCGATCAGGCTCTTCCGGGTGCTCGAAATATGGGCCTGCTGGGCGCGTACCTGGACGTCCTTGATGCGGGCCGCCAGCACCTTCATCGCCGAGGCCTTGTTGGCATGCTGCGAGCGGCCGTCCTGGCACTCGGCGACGATGCCGGTCGGCAGGTGGGTGATGCGTACCGCCGAGTCGGTCTTGTTGATGTGCTGGCCACCGGCGCCGGAGGCGCGGAAAGTATCGATCCGGAGATCGGCCGGGTTGAGATTGACGTCCTCGACCTCATCGACTTCCGGCATGATCGCCACGGTACAAGCCGAGGTATGGATGCGGCCCTGGGTTTCGGTTTCCGGCACGCGCTGCACGCGATGCCCGCCCGACTCGAACTTGAGGCGCGAATAGGCACCGTTGCCGCCGATGCGACAAATGATTTCGCGATAGCCGCCGAGTTCCGATTCGCTGGCCGACAGCACCTCGACCTGCCAGCGCTGACGCTCGGCATAGCGTGAATACATCCGGAAGAGGTCGCCGGCGAACAGCGCCGATTCGTCGCCGCCGGTCCCGGCCCGGATTTCCAGCAGCACGCTGCGCTCGTCGTTGGGGTCTTTCGGCAGCAGCAACTTCTGCAATTCGATTTCCAGCTCGGGCAAGCGGGCCTTGGCGGCCGCCATTTCCTCCGCGGCAAAGTCGCGCATGTCGGGGTCGGCGAGCATCGCCTCGGCTTCGGCCAGATCGTTCTCGGCCTGGCGGAAAGCGGTGAACTGGATGATCACCGGCTCCAGTTCGGCGCGCTCGCGCGACAGTTTGCGGAACTGGTCCATGTCGTTGGCGGTACTGGGCGCCGAAAGCATGCGGTCGATTTCATCGAGACGGTCGACCAGCAGCTCGAGTTTTTGGCGGATGCTCGATTTCATTTCTGATGGTCGGCCGGCTAAATGGTTCAAGGGGGCGTTATGGTACCCGAGAACACCTGCCGTCGGCGATGAACGGCGTTGCCAGCAGCCGACGCATCCCGCATAATCGCCCGATTCCGGATACCCCTACGCGATGCCCCATATCTCCCATTCCGTCATTGCCCTGGCGGAAACCCTGGAACAGCACTGGACAAACTATCGCGAGTCCGGTGACTTCGACCTGTTCGTCGAATTCACCCTGCTCCTGAACGGCTTGACCGAGCAGCTCAACCGCCTGCATCTGCCGGGGCTGGTGCGCGCCTGCCAGGAACTCGAAAACACCGCGCTGGCACTGTTCGGCGACAGCTCGATGCACCCGGTGGCGATCGATCAGGCCATCGCCATCGAACGCAAACTGAGCATCATCCTGGGCGAACTGCGCCGCCACGAAACGCCGGCCGTGGCGACCCGGCGCCTGGCTGATGCGCCAAGCAACAGCGACGACCTGAGAGATTACCCGCGGCGGGTGTTGATCGTTTCCCGCGCCGCACACCCGTGGAGCGCAGCCCTGGCCGAACAACTCGCCTTTTTCGGCTTCACGCCGGAAGAGCTGCGCTGGGCCGGCCGGCCGGATAGTGCCGAAGCGCCGCTGGCCATCGTCTTCATCCCGGATCGGGAAGGCTGCATTTATCCGCCGAGCAGCGTTTCGTGCATCATGGAGTTGCGAACGCTTTTTCCGACCAGCTATTTCTACTGCCTGTCGGTGCCCTCGAATCTGGAAAGCATCGTGCTGCTCCAACGGGCCGGCGCCGACACCTGTGTGCCGGTCGGCAACAAGGTCAGCGACGTGCTGTCGCGCATTCTCGATCTGGTCCAGACGCACGAACACGAAACGCACCGCGTTCTGGTCGTCGAGGACTCCGCCACGGCCGTCGCCCATATCCGCCGTTCGCTGCCCCAGCAGGGCATCGACAGCCGCGCCATCAACGACCCGCGAACCCTGCTCGAAGCGGCCGCCGACTACCAGCCCGACGCCATCCTGATGGACATGCACATGCCGTTCTGCACCGGCGTCGAGGTGACCAGCGCGCTGCGGCAGATTCCCGAATTCCATGCCCTGCCGGTAATCTACCTGTCGAGCGAAACCGACATCGCGCTGCAGGTCGAAGCCTTGCGCCTCGGCGGCGACCAGTTCCTGACCAAGCCGGTCAATCCGATCATCCTCGCCTCGGTCGTCAAGACCAAGATCGAGCGCTACCGGGAAATGCTCCATTCCGGCCGCCATGACAGCCTGACCGGCCTGCTCAACCACTCGACCGCCAAGGGCCAGCTGGAGCGCATGCTGCAGACGGTCTCGACGGCCGGCCGGCTGGTCGTGGCGATGATCGATATCGATTTTTTCAAGTCGGTCAATGACAACTACGGTCACCCGGTCGGCGACCAGGTCATCCGCAGCCTAGCCTGGCTGCTCCGCGGCCGTTTGCGCAACACCGATCTGGTCGGCCGCTACGGCGGCGAGGAATTCATTCTGGCATTGTCCGACATCGAGACCGACCGTGCGGTCAGCCTGCTTGAGCAGATCCGTCAAGATTTTTCCAACCTGCCGCACGCCCATGCCCATGGCGCCCTGCGCGCCACCTTCAGCTGTGGCGTCGCCAGCTTGCCGGACTACCTGACGGCGGCGACCCTGATCGAGGCGGCCGACAACGCCCTGCTCGAAGCCAAGCGCACCGGCCGCAACCGGCTGGTCATGGCACCGCCGCCAGCCGCTGGCGACTCAGTCGTTGGCGTGGAGATGGAAAAGCCGGCCAACCGCCGACTGTAGTTCGAGGCGCTCCTGACCATCGGCCAGATTCAGGGCCTGGGTCGGGGCGTGCAGCAGCTTGTTGGTCAGGCGATGCGACAGTTGATCGAGCACCTTGTCGGCCGATTCGCCCTTGGCCAGCAATTTCATCGCGTGCTCGAGTTCGTGCCGGCGCATGCGCTCGGCCGAATCGCGCAGCGAACGAATGACCGGCACGGTATCCCGCGACTGCAGCCAGCCGATGAAGTCCTGCACCCGGTTGGCGATAATCGTCTCGGCCTCGACCACCGCCGCCTGACGCGACTCCAGGCCGCTCTCGACGACCAGGGCCAGATCGTCGACGGTATAGAGAAAAACGTCGTCGAGATTGCCGACATCCTCCTCGATATCGCGCGGCACGGCCAGGTCGATCATGAACATCGGCCGGTGCCGCCGGGCCTTGATCGCCCGTTCGACCAAGCCGAGGCCGATGATCGGCACCGGGCTGGCAGTGCAGGAAACGACGATATCGTTCTGCGCCAGATGCTCGCCCAGTTCGTCGAGACGGATGGCCGTGCCGTTGAAGCGCTCGGCCAGTTCCCGGCCGCGTTCCAGCGTGCGGTTGGCGATGGTCACCTGCTTCGGATGACGGGCGCAGAAATGGGTGGCACACAGCTCGATCATTTCGCCGGCGCCGATGAACAGGATGCGCTGCGTCTCGATCGATTCGAAAATCCGTTCGGCCAGATGCACGCCGGCCGCCGCCATCGACACGATATTGGCGCCGATCGCCGTCGTGCTGCGCACTTCCTTGGCGACCGAGAATGAGCGCTGGAACAGCTTGTGCAGCTGGGTGCCGAGCGTCCCGCTCTCTTCGGCGACGCGCACGGCGTCCTTCATCTGGCCGAGGATCTGCGGCTCGCCGATAACCATCGAGTCGAGGCCGCTGGCCACCCGGAAGGCATGGCGAATGGCTTCCGGCTGGTCGTGGGTATACAGATAGGGAGCGATTTCACTGCGCTCGACCTGGTGATAGCGGGCCAGCCAGTCGATCACCACGTCCGGCGTTTCGGCGGCGCAGTAAATTTCCGTGCGGTTGCAGGTGGACAGGATCGCCACCTCCTTGACCGGCTGGCTATGCACCAGATCGGCCAGCGCCTGATGCAACTTGTCGGCATTGAACGCCACCCGCTCACGGATGGCGAGGGGTGCGGAGTGATGATTGATGCCGAGGGTAAAGATCACCGGTTTGGGCTGGCGGACACGAAATGGGTGGCGATTATAGCACCCGCCCCCAAGCGCCCTCCTTGACCGGGTTCAGAACAGAAACGCCTGCTTTTCCGGCGTCGGGCACGCCACCTCGTCGGCCCCGAAGACCTTCATCTGCCGCGGCCGGAACCACACCGACTGACCGGCCGCCAGTTGCAGCGACTCGTGCCGCTCGCGCGACAGTTCGACTTCGATGATCTCGCGTTCATGCAGCAGCTCGACGCGCACCACCGGACCGATCGGATGAACATGCTGGACGGTCGCCTGCAAGCCGTCCTCGATCGGTTGATGGGTGATGTCGATATCGTGCGGGCGGACAAAGGCCGTGGTCTTTTCCGTCGCTTCGCCGCGCTCGACTTCGGCATAGGCCCCCTGGACCCGGCTATGGAAGACATTGACGTTGCCGAGGAACTGATAGACGAAGGGCGAGGCGGGGCTGGAGTACACCTCGTCCGGTGAGCCGATCTGCTCGATCTTGCCGTGATTCATCACCACCACCCGGTCGGCCACTTCCAGCGCCTCCTCCTGGTCGTGCGTGACGAAGACGCTGGAGATGTGCATGTCGTCGTGCAGGCGGCGCAGCCAGCGGCGCAGCTCCTTGCGCACCTTGGTGTCGAGCGCCCCGAACGGCTCGTCGAGCAGCAACACCTTCGGCTCGACGGCCAGCGCCCGGGCCAGCGCGATGCGCTGGCGCTGGCCGCCGGACAGTTGCGACGGATAGCGGTCGGCCAGCCAGTCGAGCTGGACCAGGCCGAGCAATTCCATCACCCGGCGCTTGATCTCGGCCTCGGCCGGCCGCTCCTTGCGCGGCTTGACGCGCAGGCCGAAGGCGACATTCTCGAATACCGTCATGTGACGGAACAGCGCGTAGTGCTGGAAGACGAAACCGACCTCGCGCTCGCGGGCGTGCAGGTGACTGGCGTCGGCCCCGGAGAACAGCACCTCGCCGCCATCGGCGCTTTCCATCCCGGCGATGATCCGGAGCAGCGTTGTCTTGCCGCAGCCGGAGGGACCGAGCAGGGCGACCAGCTCGCCAGTCGGGATGGCGAGGTTGATGTTGTCGAGCGCGACGAAATTGCCGAAGCGCTTGGAGATATTGCGGATTTCGATGCTCATCAGGTTTTCTCCGGCGCCAGGACGGTATTCAACATTTCGGTTTCCTTCTTCATCCGCCATTCGACGGTGGCCTTGGCGACCAGAGTGACCAGGGCGAGCAAGGCAAGGATGGAAGCCGCGGCGAAGGCGCCGATGGCGTTGTATTCGTTGTAGAGGATTTCGACGTGCAGCGGCAGGGTATTGGTTTCGCCGCGGATATGGCCGGAGACTACGGAGACCGCGCCGAATTCCCCCATCGCCCGGGCGTTGGAGAGGATCACGCCGTAGAGCAGGCCCCACTTGATATTGGGCAGCGTCACCCGCCAGAACATCTGCCAGCCGGAAGCGCCGAGCGACACCGCCGCCTCCTCTTCATCCTTGCCCTGTGCCTGCATCAGCGGAATCAGTTCGCGGGCGATGAACGGGAAGGTGATGAACAGCGTGGCGATGATCATGCCGGGCACGGCGAAGATGATTTTCAGATCGTGTTCCGAGAGCCAGGCGCCGAACGTGCCCTGCGCCCCGAACAGCAGGATGAAGATCAGGCCGGCGACCACCGGCGAAACGGCGAACGGCAGATCGATCAGCGTGATCAGCAGGCTCTTGCCCTTGAACTCGAACTTGGCGATGGCCCAGGCCGCCGCCACGCCGAAGGCGATGTTGAAGGGCAGCACGGCAACGGCGATGCCGACGGTCAGCCAGATCGCCGAGCGCGTCTCGGGTTCCTTCAAGGCCTCGACATAGAGCGGCACGCCCTGGGCCAGCGCCTCGACGAAAACCGCGACGAGCGGCAAGCCAAGGAAGAAAAAGAGAAAGCCGAGGCCGACCGTCAGCAGGGTATAGCGGACCCAGCCGGCCTCCTGGGCTGCCCGGTTGGTTTTCATTGGGCACCTCCGGCGGCCTTGGCCGCGGTCGCTTCGAGCGGCTCGCCATGCTTGTGCCGGTTGGCCGTCCACCACTGCAGCACATTGACGCCGAGCAGCAGCAGAAAGGAAAGGACGAGCATGACGACGGCCAGCGCCGTCGCCCCCAATACGTCGTACTGCTCGAGCTTGGAAATGATCAGCAGCGGGGTGATTTCGGAAATCATCGGCAGATTGCCGGCGATGAAGATTACCGAGCCGTACTCGCCGATGGCCCGGGCAAAGGCCAGCGCGAAGCCGGTCAGCAGGGCCGGGAAGATGGCCGGAAAGATGACCCGGGTAAAAGTCTGCCAGCGCGAGGCACCGAGCGAGGCGGCAGCCTCTTCAACCTCGGTTTCGATATCCTCGATCACCGGCTGCAACGTCCGCACGACAAACGGCAGGGTGATGAAGGTCAGCGCGAAGACGATGCCAAGCGGCGTGTACGCCACTTTCACGCCGAGCGGTTCGAGGTAGCGACCCAGCCAGCCGTTGCCGGCATACAGCGTGGCCAGCGTGATGCCGGCGACCGCCGTCGGCAGCGCGAAGGGCAGATCGACCAGGGCATCGACGAAGCGCTTGCCGGGAAAGGAATAGCGCACCAGGATCCAGGCGACGATCAGGCCGAAAAAGGCGTTGATCGCCGCCGCCGCCAGCGACGCCCCGAAAGTCACGCGAAAGGCCGCCAGCGAGCGCTCGCCGAGCGCGATATCGATGACCTGGCCGACACCGAGTTCGGACGCCTTGAGCACCATGCCGCCGAGCGGCAACAGGATCAGCAACGAGAGATAAACCAGCGTGTAGCCCAGCGCCAGACCGAAGCCGGGCAACACGCGATGCGTTGTTGTCGCCATTTACTTGCTTTGGTAGAGCTGGTCGAAGGTGCCGCCGTCCTTGAAGTGCACCGCGAAAGCCTTGGTCGCACTGCCGAACACCGCGTCGACGGTGAAGGTCTTCACCGGCGGGAAGGACTGGGCGTATTTCTTCAGGATCTCCGGATCACGCGGCCGCAGGTAGTTCTGCGCCGCATTTTCCTGACCCTCCTTCGACCACAGGTAGTCGAGATAAGCCTGCGCCTGTTTGCGCGTCCCCTTCTTGTCCACCACCTTCTCGACCAGCGCGACCGGGAACTCGGTCTGCATGGTCAGGCTCGGGTAAACAACTTCGAAGTTGCCCTTGCCGAATTCCTTGGCGATCATCTCGGCCTCCGATTCGAAGGTGATCAGCACGTCGCCCATCTGGCGCTGCATGAAGGTCGTCGTCGCGTCGCGGCCGCCGGCGGCGAACAGCGGCGCATTCTTCAGCAGCTTGCCGAGAAATTCCTGGGCGCTCTTGTCGTTGCCACCCGGCTGCTTGAGCGCCCAGGCCCAGGCCGAGAGATAGGTGTTGCGGCCGTTGCCGGTGTTTTTCGGATGCGGAATGATCATCTGCACGCCGGGCGCCGCAATATCGGCCCAATCCTTGATCGCCTTCGGATTGCCCTTGCGGACGATGAAAACCATCGTCGAGGTATAGGGTGAAGCATTGTTCGGAAATTTATGCGCCCAGTCCTTGGCCACCAGCCCCTTGTCGGCCAGAAACTCGATGTCGTTGGCCTGATTCATGGTCACCACGTCGGCCTCCAGGCCGTCGGCCACCGCCCGCACCTGCTTGGTCGAGCCGCCATGCGACTGCTTCAGCTCGAGGCTTTCGCCGGACTTGGCCTTCCAGTATTTCTGGAACAACGGGTTGTAGTCCTTGTAAACATCGCGCGCCACGTCGTACGACACATTGAGCAGCGTCGCATCGGCCAGCGCGGCGCCGGCCACCAGCGCCAGCAGCAGGCCGGAAATCGATTTGCGGAATTGGGTCATGGCTCACCTCAGTGGATATGAGGACGCAATTTAGCCGACTCGGTTATAACAACAAAGATGTTTTGTGAATTTACTTATTACAAACCGCAATAATCAGCAGACCGGCAGGAAGCCCGGCCGAGCATTCAACCCTGTTCGTCAATGCCCCAAAGAGGCTATCATTCGGGCTTCCTCACGTCGCCGAAATCAAGATGCGCACCTCCCTGCCGGTCACCCTCCTGCTGTCCACCCTGCTTGCCGCCTGTGTTTCAACCAAGGACATTCCGCCCAGCAAGCATATTCCCCAGACCGGCTCGCTCAAGGTGCATCCGGGACTGCTTGGCCAGCCGGTACCGCCGGAGCTCCAGCCGGAACCCCGGCCAGCCGGCACCAACCTGGTCAGCGCCAGCCCGGCTGCCGAGCGCGCCGAAACGCCGATCAGGATGGACGAGGCCGGCCTGCGCACCCAGCGTAGCGTTTATTTCGATTACAAGAGCGCCGACCTCAAGGCCGACTACGATCCGGCCTTGCGCGCCCATGCCCGCTACCTGGCCAGCAATCCGAACGCCCGGCTGCGCATCGAAGGCAATGCCGACGAACGCGGCAGCGCCGATTTCAACCGGCGCCTCGGTCTGAAACGGGCCGAAACCGTCCGCTCAACGCTGATCGGCCATGGCGCTCCGGAAAAGCAGGTGCTGATCAAGTCGCTCGGCGAATCGAGTCCGAAGCTGAAGGGCCATGACGAAGAATCGTGGGCCGAAAATCGCCGGGCCGACGTGATTTACGAAAAGGAACAATGAGTTCGGCCCGCTCCCGCGGGCTCGGATAGAAACAGAGGCCTCGCGAAAAATGCGGGGCCTTTGCTTTTTCGGCCGCCCGGGTTCGGCCGGCCGAGCTTCCCGGCTCAAGAGCCAGCCTCTGCGGCCGCCGGCCGCCTCACGTGCTAAGGTTCAGCAACACACACAGCAAAGGCGGCAGATGATTCGGGAGAAGGCTACGCAATCGGAAGTAGGCGATCGCGGAACGTGCATTGCATTGATTTTTGCCCTGGCGGCCGAGCGCCTGACGATTTACTACGAGCACAGCCAATGGCTGACCGAAGCCCAGGGGGCGACGCTCGCCGCCGACTGGCTGTGGCGCTCGAAACGCCAGTTGAGCCATGCCGAACGGCGCAAGCTGTCGGGCCTGAGCGATCAGCTGGCCC harbors:
- the hemA gene encoding glutamyl-tRNA reductase, translating into MIFTLGINHHSAPLAIRERVAFNADKLHQALADLVHSQPVKEVAILSTCNRTEIYCAAETPDVVIDWLARYHQVERSEIAPYLYTHDQPEAIRHAFRVASGLDSMVIGEPQILGQMKDAVRVAEESGTLGTQLHKLFQRSFSVAKEVRSTTAIGANIVSMAAAGVHLAERIFESIETQRILFIGAGEMIELCATHFCARHPKQVTIANRTLERGRELAERFNGTAIRLDELGEHLAQNDIVVSCTASPVPIIGLGLVERAIKARRHRPMFMIDLAVPRDIEEDVGNLDDVFLYTVDDLALVVESGLESRQAAVVEAETIIANRVQDFIGWLQSRDTVPVIRSLRDSAERMRRHELEHAMKLLAKGESADKVLDQLSHRLTNKLLHAPTQALNLADGQERLELQSAVGRLFHLHAND
- a CDS encoding sulfate/molybdate ABC transporter ATP-binding protein, producing the protein MSIEIRNISKRFGNFVALDNINLAIPTGELVALLGPSGCGKTTLLRIIAGMESADGGEVLFSGADASHLHAREREVGFVFQHYALFRHMTVFENVAFGLRVKPRKERPAEAEIKRRVMELLGLVQLDWLADRYPSQLSGGQRQRIALARALAVEPKVLLLDEPFGALDTKVRKELRRWLRRLHDDMHISSVFVTHDQEEALEVADRVVVMNHGKIEQIGSPDEVYSSPASPFVYQFLGNVNVFHSRVQGAYAEVERGEATEKTTAFVRPHDIDITHQPIEDGLQATVQHVHPIGPVVRVELLHEREIIEVELSRERHESLQLAAGQSVWFRPRQMKVFGADEVACPTPEKQAFLF
- the cysW gene encoding sulfate ABC transporter permease subunit CysW — its product is MKTNRAAQEAGWVRYTLLTVGLGFLFFFLGLPLVAVFVEALAQGVPLYVEALKEPETRSAIWLTVGIAVAVLPFNIAFGVAAAWAIAKFEFKGKSLLITLIDLPFAVSPVVAGLIFILLFGAQGTFGAWLSEHDLKIIFAVPGMIIATLFITFPFIARELIPLMQAQGKDEEEAAVSLGASGWQMFWRVTLPNIKWGLLYGVILSNARAMGEFGAVSVVSGHIRGETNTLPLHVEILYNEYNAIGAFAAASILALLALVTLVAKATVEWRMKKETEMLNTVLAPEKT
- the cysT gene encoding sulfate ABC transporter permease subunit CysT, producing MATTTHRVLPGFGLALGYTLVYLSLLILLPLGGMVLKASELGVGQVIDIALGERSLAAFRVTFGASLAAAAINAFFGLIVAWILVRYSFPGKRFVDALVDLPFALPTAVAGITLATLYAGNGWLGRYLEPLGVKVAYTPLGIVFALTFITLPFVVRTLQPVIEDIETEVEEAAASLGASRWQTFTRVIFPAIFPALLTGFALAFARAIGEYGSVIFIAGNLPMISEITPLLIISKLEQYDVLGATALAVVMLVLSFLLLLGVNVLQWWTANRHKHGEPLEATAAKAAGGAQ
- a CDS encoding sulfate ABC transporter substrate-binding protein, which codes for MTQFRKSISGLLLALVAGAALADATLLNVSYDVARDVYKDYNPLFQKYWKAKSGESLELKQSHGGSTKQVRAVADGLEADVVTMNQANDIEFLADKGLVAKDWAHKFPNNASPYTSTMVFIVRKGNPKAIKDWADIAAPGVQMIIPHPKNTGNGRNTYLSAWAWALKQPGGNDKSAQEFLGKLLKNAPLFAAGGRDATTTFMQRQMGDVLITFESEAEMIAKEFGKGNFEVVYPSLTMQTEFPVALVEKVVDKKGTRKQAQAYLDYLWSKEGQENAAQNYLRPRDPEILKKYAQSFPPVKTFTVDAVFGSATKAFAVHFKDGGTFDQLYQSK
- a CDS encoding OmpA family protein; this encodes MRTSLPVTLLLSTLLAACVSTKDIPPSKHIPQTGSLKVHPGLLGQPVPPELQPEPRPAGTNLVSASPAAERAETPIRMDEAGLRTQRSVYFDYKSADLKADYDPALRAHARYLASNPNARLRIEGNADERGSADFNRRLGLKRAETVRSTLIGHGAPEKQVLIKSLGESSPKLKGHDEESWAENRRADVIYEKEQ